In Anaerotignum faecicola, the following are encoded in one genomic region:
- a CDS encoding SPFH domain-containing protein, whose amino-acid sequence MAVVEVVSYNGSPDVFAWKYPNSELGTWTQLIVNESQEAILFKGGKVCDVFQAGRHTLSTENIPILNNLVNLPFGGRSPFTAEVWFINKAFSLDIKWGTPSPIQVQDPKYKIFVPVRAFGQFGIQIEEPQKFLVKLVGNVAQFDKGSLLRYFRGVYLTKTKDAVSSYLIHKNISVLEINAYLDEISEFLNERIAPTFREYGIRLTSFFVNDINVPEDDNGVRKLKQALAKRAEMDIVGYNYQQERSFDTLEGAATNQGSMHGGLMGAGMGLGMGFGMGGSLGNQFNSLMQSINIREMKICPNCNSTLDKEARFCNNCGHDTLKKNQKKNKIKCSSCGAEMDEGSKFCMQCGNRYNSCVYCKADIPDGAAVCPVCGKKVPKACPGCGNILPENSKFCPACGYSAVKKCLACGKELDDNTRFCPECGTPVK is encoded by the coding sequence ATGGCGGTTGTAGAAGTTGTTAGTTATAATGGCAGCCCGGACGTGTTTGCATGGAAATATCCTAACAGCGAGTTGGGGACATGGACCCAATTAATTGTAAACGAATCGCAGGAGGCCATATTATTTAAAGGCGGGAAAGTATGCGACGTGTTTCAGGCCGGAAGGCATACTTTGAGCACAGAAAATATACCGATATTGAATAATTTAGTAAATTTACCATTTGGCGGAAGATCGCCGTTTACAGCGGAAGTATGGTTTATAAACAAGGCGTTTTCGCTTGACATAAAATGGGGTACGCCTTCGCCTATACAGGTGCAGGATCCAAAATATAAGATATTTGTCCCGGTGAGGGCTTTTGGCCAGTTTGGAATTCAAATAGAAGAACCGCAAAAGTTTCTTGTAAAGCTTGTTGGAAATGTCGCTCAGTTTGATAAGGGAAGTTTGTTAAGATATTTCAGGGGAGTATATTTGACGAAAACAAAAGACGCTGTTTCGTCATATTTAATACATAAAAATATAAGCGTTCTTGAAATCAACGCATATCTTGATGAAATTTCCGAATTTTTAAACGAACGGATTGCCCCAACGTTTAGAGAATATGGAATAAGGCTGACGTCGTTTTTTGTTAACGATATAAATGTTCCGGAAGATGACAATGGGGTTCGGAAGCTTAAACAAGCCTTGGCAAAAAGGGCCGAAATGGATATTGTCGGATACAATTATCAGCAGGAACGTTCTTTTGATACATTGGAAGGGGCGGCAACTAACCAGGGCTCTATGCATGGTGGATTAATGGGGGCCGGCATGGGGCTTGGAATGGGTTTTGGAATGGGCGGATCGCTTGGGAACCAGTTCAACAGCCTTATGCAGAGCATTAATATACGCGAAATGAAAATATGCCCCAACTGTAATTCAACTTTAGATAAAGAAGCTCGTTTTTGTAACAACTGCGGGCATGATACGTTAAAGAAAAATCAGAAGAAAAATAAAATCAAGTGCTCGTCATGCGGAGCCGAAATGGATGAAGGTTCTAAATTCTGCATGCAGTGCGGAAACAGATATAATTCTTGCGTTTACTGCAAGGCGGATATTCCCGATGGGGCGGCAGTATGCCCGGTGTGCGGAAAGAAAGTGCCGAAGGCTTGCCCGGGGTGTGGAAACATACTTCCAGAAAACAGCAAGTTTTGTCCGGCATGCGGGTATTCTGCCGTAAAGAAATGCCTTGCCTGTGGGAAGGAACTTGACGATAATACAAGATTTTGCCCTGAATGTGGAACACCAGTAAAATAG
- a CDS encoding Fe-S cluster domain-containing protein — protein MDINSILFPVLSIGGLGLVFGAGLGYAGKVFAVDEDPRIGQVTECLPGANCGGCGFPGCGGLAAAIVAGEAPVNGCPVGGAKSAAAISEVMGVTVEEKEREVAFVKCGGTCDLSANKYQYFGMSDCGMASQLAGGGAKGCSYGCLGLGSCVKACAFDAIHIVNGVAVVDDEKCVACGKCVKACPKSLITLIPASKQTRVSCNSKDTGKVVMSNCKVGCIACKICEKNCKFDAIHVIDNVAVIDYTKCKDCGVCAMKCPKKVIQNPRIKAMEEKKAKEAAAAKAEAEKKAPETPKAQEAPKAEGAMEAFKDVAAKHAEEDKKTE, from the coding sequence ATGGACATAAACAGTATTTTATTTCCGGTACTCAGTATCGGCGGATTAGGTCTTGTTTTTGGCGCGGGCCTTGGTTATGCGGGCAAGGTGTTTGCTGTAGATGAGGACCCGAGGATTGGCCAGGTTACGGAGTGCCTTCCGGGCGCTAACTGCGGCGGATGCGGTTTCCCGGGATGCGGCGGTTTGGCCGCGGCTATAGTTGCGGGAGAAGCGCCTGTAAACGGCTGTCCGGTAGGCGGCGCAAAAAGTGCGGCAGCCATATCGGAAGTTATGGGCGTTACAGTTGAAGAAAAAGAGCGTGAAGTTGCGTTTGTTAAATGCGGCGGAACGTGTGACTTGAGCGCAAATAAATATCAGTATTTCGGTATGAGCGACTGCGGCATGGCAAGCCAGCTTGCAGGCGGAGGGGCAAAAGGCTGTTCATATGGCTGCCTTGGTTTAGGCAGCTGCGTTAAGGCCTGTGCATTTGACGCAATCCATATTGTAAACGGAGTTGCCGTTGTAGACGATGAAAAATGCGTTGCCTGCGGCAAATGTGTTAAAGCATGCCCGAAATCACTTATAACATTAATCCCGGCGTCAAAACAGACAAGGGTTTCATGTAATTCAAAAGATACGGGCAAGGTTGTTATGTCAAACTGTAAAGTGGGATGTATCGCTTGTAAAATTTGCGAAAAGAACTGTAAGTTCGACGCAATCCACGTAATTGATAATGTAGCGGTTATTGATTATACAAAATGTAAGGATTGCGGCGTATGCGCTATGAAGTGTCCTAAAAAAGTAATCCAAAACCCGCGTATTAAGGCTATGGAAGAAAAGAAAGCCAAGGAAGCGGCAGCGGCAAAGGCTGAAGCTGAAAAAAAGGCTCCTGAAACTCCTAAAGCACAGGAAGCTCCAAAAGCTGAAGGCGCAATGGAAGCGTTTAAGGACGTAGCGGCTAAACATGCCGAAGAAGACAAGAAAACAGAATAA
- the rsxA gene encoding electron transport complex subunit RsxA, which produces MTHVQPNLIMLVLAAIFVNNYVLSQFLGICPFFGVSKKVETAAGMGGAVIFVMTLASAMTYLVYNFILVKLGIEYLYNIAFILVIAALVQLVEMFLKKSSPSLYQALGVYLPLITTNCAVLGVAVVNMQKNYTFLASILNGFGGAVGFALAIVLFAGIRERIEFNNIPKAFRGFPIALVSATLMAIAFLGFQGLISI; this is translated from the coding sequence ATGACACATGTACAGCCAAATCTTATTATGTTAGTTTTAGCGGCTATATTCGTAAACAACTACGTTTTAAGCCAATTCTTAGGTATATGCCCTTTCTTCGGTGTTTCAAAAAAGGTTGAAACGGCGGCCGGCATGGGCGGGGCGGTTATATTCGTTATGACATTGGCCTCGGCAATGACATATCTTGTTTATAATTTCATACTGGTTAAGCTTGGGATAGAATACCTTTATAACATTGCGTTTATATTGGTTATCGCGGCTCTCGTTCAGCTTGTTGAGATGTTCCTTAAAAAGAGCTCGCCTTCGCTTTATCAGGCGCTTGGAGTTTATCTTCCGCTTATAACGACAAACTGTGCCGTTTTGGGTGTTGCCGTTGTTAATATGCAGAAGAATTATACGTTTCTTGCTTCAATCCTCAACGGATTCGGCGGCGCCGTAGGTTTTGCGCTTGCTATTGTGCTTTTTGCGGGAATCCGCGAAAGGATAGAGTTCAACAATATTCCAAAGGCATTCAGGGGTTTCCCGATCGCTTTGGTTTCAGCAACATTAATGGCTATCGCGTTCCTGGGCTTCCAGGGATTAATTTCAATTTAA
- a CDS encoding electron transport complex subunit E: MGNPIKIIKNGILDENPTFIQVIGMCPTLAVTSSAINGIGMGVSTAAVLICANVVISLLRKVIPDKVRIPAFVVVIASFVTIVQFLLQAYLPSLNSALGLYIPLIVVNCIILGRAEAFASKNNAVDSFFDGIGMGLGFTLALTVLGLVRELIGSGTAFGIQVLPEAFPQTLIMIMAPGAFLALGVLMAILNYFKNKKSA, translated from the coding sequence ATGGGTAATCCGATTAAGATAATTAAAAACGGTATACTTGATGAAAACCCAACCTTCATTCAGGTTATCGGTATGTGTCCTACCCTTGCCGTAACAAGCAGCGCTATAAACGGCATCGGCATGGGCGTTTCAACGGCGGCGGTTTTAATCTGTGCCAACGTGGTTATTTCCCTTCTCAGGAAGGTTATCCCGGATAAGGTAAGGATACCTGCATTTGTTGTTGTTATCGCAAGTTTCGTTACTATAGTACAGTTCCTTTTACAGGCATACCTTCCTTCACTTAACAGCGCATTAGGCCTTTATATACCGCTTATCGTTGTTAACTGTATTATCCTCGGAAGGGCGGAAGCTTTTGCATCAAAGAACAACGCTGTAGACTCGTTCTTCGACGGTATCGGCATGGGTCTCGGATTTACGCTTGCACTTACGGTTCTCGGCCTTGTGCGTGAACTTATCGGAAGCGGAACTGCATTTGGCATCCAGGTGCTTCCGGAAGCTTTCCCGCAGACGTTAATCATGATTATGGCTCCGGGCGCATTCCTTGCACTCGGCGTGCTTATGGCTATATTAAATTACTTTAAGAACAAAAAATCTGCTTAA
- a CDS encoding RnfABCDGE type electron transport complex subunit G, whose translation MKDIAKPAIILLIITAVAAALLGVVQSVTAEPIRISEEKAQTLAMQAALPEAASFEPVEGEFEGTISAVNKGLNDSGEVVGYVITANPGGFGGAVPTTVGFNADMAITGIQVTTPSETPGLGALAANEEFLGQFKDKSGELAVNKDGGEIQAITSATITSRAVVSGVNEARAWLEANGGVN comes from the coding sequence GTGAAAGATATAGCTAAACCGGCAATTATACTTTTAATAATCACAGCTGTAGCGGCGGCCCTTCTCGGCGTTGTACAGAGCGTTACGGCTGAACCTATAAGGATTTCGGAAGAAAAGGCTCAGACTTTGGCTATGCAGGCCGCGCTTCCGGAGGCGGCAAGCTTTGAGCCTGTTGAAGGCGAGTTTGAAGGAACTATTTCGGCAGTTAATAAAGGCTTAAACGACAGCGGCGAAGTCGTAGGGTATGTTATAACTGCAAACCCGGGCGGTTTCGGCGGAGCTGTTCCGACTACGGTAGGATTTAATGCAGATATGGCAATAACGGGCATACAGGTAACTACGCCTTCCGAAACTCCGGGGCTCGGCGCTTTAGCGGCGAATGAGGAGTTCCTCGGCCAGTTCAAAGATAAGAGCGGCGAACTTGCCGTAAATAAAGACGGCGGCGAAATTCAGGCCATCACAAGCGCAACTATTACTTCAAGGGCGGTTGTTTCAGGCGTTAATGAGGCGCGCGCATGGTTAGAAGCAAATGGAGGTGTAAATTAA
- a CDS encoding RnfABCDGE type electron transport complex subunit D, which translates to MDYPNITISATPHVRSKQSTQTIMRDVIIALVPAAAMGVIKFGVNALILMAVSVITAVVAEAAYQKITKQKVTVSDLSAVVTGILLAMNIPSSAPIWVPVVGSAFAIIFAKQLFGGLGQNFINPALAGRAFLLGSYPTIMTSWVTPGADAVSTATPLGLLKAGTPEMLAQLPTLQDAALGNIAGCIGETCAVALIIGGIYLIVRGVISWRIPVVYLATVFVMSFLLPREGSTPVYELMIGGVMLGAFFMATDYASSPITATGQIIMGLGCGILTVLIRVYGGYPEGVSYSILIMNLCVPLIDRFTKPKIFGALPKVKEAKKA; encoded by the coding sequence ATGGATTATCCAAATATTACAATATCTGCTACCCCTCACGTCCGTTCAAAACAATCAACGCAGACAATTATGCGCGACGTTATAATCGCGCTTGTTCCGGCGGCGGCAATGGGCGTAATTAAGTTTGGGGTTAACGCGTTAATACTTATGGCGGTTTCCGTTATAACGGCTGTTGTTGCGGAAGCGGCTTACCAGAAAATAACAAAGCAGAAAGTTACGGTAAGCGATTTATCCGCTGTTGTAACAGGTATACTTCTTGCAATGAATATACCTTCATCAGCTCCAATATGGGTGCCTGTTGTGGGAAGCGCGTTTGCAATTATATTTGCTAAACAGCTTTTCGGCGGCCTTGGCCAGAACTTTATAAACCCGGCTCTTGCCGGCAGGGCCTTTCTTTTAGGCTCATATCCTACAATAATGACAAGCTGGGTAACTCCGGGCGCTGACGCCGTATCTACGGCAACGCCTCTCGGCCTTCTTAAGGCGGGGACTCCTGAAATGTTGGCTCAGCTTCCTACATTGCAGGATGCGGCTCTCGGAAACATTGCCGGATGTATAGGCGAAACATGTGCCGTTGCGCTTATAATCGGCGGTATATACCTTATTGTAAGGGGAGTTATAAGCTGGAGAATTCCTGTAGTGTATCTTGCTACGGTATTTGTTATGTCGTTCCTTCTTCCTAGGGAAGGCAGTACGCCTGTTTACGAACTTATGATCGGCGGCGTTATGCTCGGCGCATTCTTCATGGCTACAGACTATGCGTCGTCTCCTATAACTGCAACGGGTCAGATTATAATGGGTCTCGGATGCGGTATACTTACTGTGCTTATCAGGGTTTACGGAGGATATCCTGAAGGCGTTTCATATTCAATACTTATAATGAACCTTTGCGTTCCTCTTATTGACAGATTTACAAAACCTAAGATCTTTGGCGCACTGCCAAAAGTTAAGGAGGCGAAAAAGGCGTGA
- the rsxC gene encoding electron transport complex subunit RsxC, translating to MQTLTFKRGVHPPDGKALTKDAPIKVILPKENSELFFPMSQHIGAPCEPCVQVGDYVKVGQKIGEAKAFVCSPIFSSISGTVTDIRPMLTPGGATSLSVVIKNDGLMAEIEGLEGGDYQKMSNEEIIAKIKEGGIVGLGGAGFPTQVKLAPPPGTEIDYVLVNAAECEPYLTCDYRLMLEQGEKLIKGLQIVLKLFPKAKGVIGIEDNKPDAISHLAELAKGIENIEVASLKAKFPQGSEKHLIKAVTGREVPSGGLPSAVGCIVDNVDTIISIYNIVAEGRPLMRRICTITGGAPANPGNYEIRIGMTFKDLMEQIGGFKTEPAKMIAGGPMMGPTMYTLDVATTKTSSALLAFTEEEARIPEESNCIRCGKCVEHCPMGLMPYMLNALVIQDNGEGFVREHGLDCIECGSCSYICPAKRQLAQSIRAAKKVEMGKKAAAAAKAKAAGK from the coding sequence ATGCAAACTTTAACGTTCAAAAGGGGAGTACATCCGCCAGACGGCAAAGCTTTGACAAAAGACGCGCCGATTAAGGTTATACTGCCAAAAGAAAATTCCGAATTGTTTTTCCCTATGTCACAGCACATAGGAGCGCCTTGCGAACCATGCGTTCAGGTTGGCGATTACGTTAAGGTAGGACAAAAAATCGGGGAAGCCAAAGCTTTTGTTTGTTCTCCTATTTTTTCAAGTATTTCCGGCACGGTAACGGACATAAGGCCAATGCTTACGCCGGGCGGGGCGACGAGCCTTTCCGTCGTTATTAAAAACGACGGATTAATGGCCGAGATTGAAGGCCTTGAAGGCGGCGACTACCAGAAAATGTCGAATGAAGAAATTATAGCTAAAATCAAAGAGGGCGGTATTGTCGGCCTTGGCGGCGCCGGATTCCCGACGCAGGTTAAACTTGCGCCTCCTCCGGGGACGGAAATCGATTATGTCCTCGTTAACGCCGCAGAATGTGAACCATATCTTACATGCGACTACAGGCTTATGCTTGAACAGGGCGAAAAGCTTATCAAGGGGCTTCAGATAGTTCTTAAGCTCTTCCCTAAGGCTAAAGGCGTTATCGGTATTGAGGACAATAAACCGGACGCTATCAGCCATCTTGCAGAGCTTGCCAAAGGTATAGAAAATATTGAAGTTGCAAGCCTGAAGGCAAAATTCCCTCAGGGTTCGGAAAAACATCTTATTAAAGCCGTTACGGGCCGCGAAGTGCCTTCGGGCGGGCTTCCAAGCGCCGTTGGCTGTATTGTGGACAATGTAGATACTATTATAAGCATTTACAATATAGTAGCCGAAGGCAGGCCTTTAATGAGAAGGATATGCACAATTACGGGCGGAGCCCCTGCAAATCCCGGCAATTATGAGATAAGGATAGGCATGACGTTTAAAGATTTAATGGAACAGATAGGCGGCTTTAAAACGGAACCGGCTAAAATGATTGCCGGAGGTCCTATGATGGGGCCTACTATGTATACCCTTGACGTTGCTACAACTAAAACATCTTCGGCGCTTCTTGCATTTACTGAAGAAGAAGCGCGGATACCTGAAGAAAGCAACTGCATAAGGTGCGGAAAGTGTGTTGAACACTGCCCGATGGGGTTAATGCCTTATATGCTTAACGCCCTTGTTATACAGGACAACGGCGAAGGCTTTGTAAGGGAGCACGGGCTTGACTGTATCGAATGTGGAAGCTGTTCATATATATGCCCTGCCAAACGCCAGCTCGCTCAGTCAATCAGGGCGGCAAAGAAGGTAGAAATGGGTAAAAAAGCAGCGGCGGCAGCAAAAGCAAAGGCCGCGGGTAAATAA
- the rpoN gene encoding RNA polymerase factor sigma-54, with amino-acid sequence MDLMLNTSQKMLMSQKMLQSTEILQMSSSELLDYVKEISVENPVVDYEEKNDEQEKFDRLKKKLDYLDASDEQNRTYYAEDKDDENENDDWKFKGSPSQSLESCLLEQINVLKCKPCVKKIGTYIIGCLDQNGYLKETPEEIAEVFGIRKEYVIQALDLVKSFEPAGVAAKDLKECLLIQIKRNNISNPLAEKIINGCLEMVGKNQIHLISKKLKACQEDVSEAISLIKKLNPKPGNSFDSGKSLEYITPDAIIVKGKDGYEIILNDRFFPNIGINTYYRSMLDKNSDGETKEYVLNKIKQAEWVITCINKRNSTLMKTLKCIVDIQKDFFDYGAGYIKPMCLNDVAKVIEMHESTVSRTIKQKYIQCCHGVFPLSYFFQSSISSDSGEKVTPEKIKLLIKEIVENEDPSSPLSDRAITEILNGKGIEISRRTVAKYRGMLGMHGTSGRKC; translated from the coding sequence ATGGATTTAATGCTCAACACAAGCCAAAAAATGCTCATGAGCCAGAAAATGCTGCAGTCCACAGAAATACTGCAGATGAGCTCCAGCGAACTTTTAGATTATGTAAAAGAAATTTCCGTTGAAAACCCTGTTGTTGACTATGAGGAAAAAAACGACGAGCAGGAAAAATTTGACAGGCTCAAAAAAAAACTCGATTACCTGGACGCCTCTGACGAACAGAACAGGACTTATTATGCCGAAGACAAAGACGATGAAAATGAGAACGACGACTGGAAATTTAAAGGCAGCCCTTCCCAAAGCCTTGAAAGCTGCCTTTTGGAACAGATAAACGTTTTGAAGTGCAAACCATGCGTCAAAAAAATAGGAACGTATATTATCGGCTGCCTTGACCAAAACGGATATTTAAAAGAAACCCCGGAAGAAATAGCCGAAGTGTTCGGAATCAGAAAAGAATACGTCATTCAGGCGTTGGATCTCGTTAAAAGCTTCGAGCCGGCCGGTGTTGCCGCAAAAGACCTTAAAGAATGTCTTTTAATACAGATTAAAAGAAATAATATATCAAACCCACTTGCCGAAAAGATTATAAACGGCTGCCTTGAAATGGTTGGCAAAAACCAGATACACCTTATCTCTAAAAAACTAAAAGCCTGCCAAGAGGACGTATCCGAGGCGATTTCTTTAATAAAGAAACTTAACCCTAAACCCGGCAACAGTTTCGACAGCGGCAAAAGCCTTGAATACATAACTCCCGACGCAATTATAGTAAAGGGCAAAGACGGCTACGAGATTATATTAAACGACAGGTTCTTCCCCAATATAGGCATTAACACATATTACCGTTCCATGCTCGATAAAAACAGCGACGGAGAAACAAAGGAATACGTTTTAAACAAAATAAAGCAGGCCGAATGGGTTATAACCTGCATAAACAAAAGAAATTCAACCCTTATGAAAACATTGAAATGCATTGTGGACATACAGAAGGACTTCTTTGATTACGGCGCCGGATATATAAAGCCAATGTGCCTGAACGACGTTGCCAAAGTTATAGAAATGCATGAATCCACTGTAAGCAGAACAATAAAGCAGAAATATATCCAGTGCTGTCACGGCGTATTTCCGCTGAGCTACTTTTTTCAGTCAAGCATATCTTCCGACAGTGGCGAAAAAGTAACTCCAGAAAAAATTAAGCTTTTGATCAAAGAAATAGTAGAAAACGAGGACCCCTCGTCGCCGCTGTCAGACAGGGCGATAACCGAGATATTAAACGGCAAAGGCATAGAAATTTCAAGGCGTACCGTTGCAAAATACCGCGGTATGCTCGGAATGCACGGCACAAGCGGAAGAAAATGCTGA
- a CDS encoding DUF1294 domain-containing protein, which yields MSLGTKIVLCYYLIVNAVLFAAMWLDKTRAKKEAWRISESTLFVIALLGGGIGGFLAMYLFHHKNRKLHFYLIYGISVFLHAAVLYFIFAKLI from the coding sequence ATGAGCCTTGGTACAAAGATAGTGCTGTGTTATTATTTAATTGTAAACGCCGTCCTTTTTGCGGCTATGTGGCTTGATAAAACGAGGGCGAAGAAAGAAGCATGGCGCATATCGGAAAGCACGCTGTTTGTTATAGCGCTGCTGGGCGGCGGAATAGGCGGATTTTTGGCTATGTATTTGTTTCATCATAAAAACAGGAAACTGCATTTTTACCTGATATATGGGATTTCCGTATTTCTCCATGCCGCCGTACTGTACTTTATATTTGCAAAACTTATATAA
- a CDS encoding methylglyoxal synthase gives MNIALIAHDNKKKLMENLCIAYRHILAKHTLFATGTTGRLVEEAANLSVHKYLAGHLGGEQQLGSQVANNDIDLVIFLRDPVTPKSYEPNINGILRLCDVHNIPLASNLATAEILLLALDRGDLDWRNVMK, from the coding sequence GTGAATATAGCTCTGATAGCGCATGATAATAAGAAAAAATTAATGGAAAACCTGTGTATTGCTTACAGGCATATATTGGCAAAGCATACTCTTTTTGCAACGGGCACTACAGGCCGCCTTGTTGAAGAAGCGGCTAACCTTTCGGTCCATAAATACCTAGCCGGGCATTTGGGAGGCGAACAGCAGCTCGGAAGCCAAGTTGCAAATAATGACATAGATCTTGTTATATTCCTGAGGGATCCGGTAACGCCGAAAAGCTATGAGCCTAATATCAACGGCATACTGCGCCTGTGCGACGTGCATAATATACCTCTTGCCAGCAACCTTGCGACGGCTGAAATACTTTTGCTTGCGCTTGACAGGGGCGACCTTGACTGGAGGAATGTGATGAAATGA
- the rodA gene encoding rod shape-determining protein RodA encodes MNIKRILANLDFWLIGAVCILSVFGIICIGSATHINLGEDPSNYYSQMVWLGVGVVIMFLMLFVNYKFFSKYYLIIYGVNILMLIAVLLFGKNVNGATRWIYLGPIGIQPSEFSKLIIIFCLAKLIDKNRDAVNNINILAVVALFVIVPVILIQKQPSLSASLVLIAVLLVELFVAGLDYKYILIGLAVVIPVVIFVCWDVQREVPLIMDKILQPHQFSRIQTFLNPVEGSNEYYQTIKSINAIGSGQITGKGLYQGTLNQLSYLPEPHNDFIFSVIGEEFGFIGCVSVLALEFFIVFRCILIAMSCRDLFSQLVVAGIAGMFAFQTFVNAGVATSIIPNTGMSLPFVSYGGSSMWMNMAAVGLVLNIGGRRSKSLFEGVQ; translated from the coding sequence ATGAATATAAAACGTATTTTAGCAAATCTGGATTTCTGGCTCATAGGGGCCGTTTGTATACTTTCGGTTTTCGGCATAATATGTATCGGCTCCGCTACCCATATCAATTTAGGCGAGGATCCTTCAAACTATTATTCGCAGATGGTATGGCTCGGCGTGGGCGTGGTTATAATGTTTTTAATGCTTTTTGTAAATTATAAGTTTTTTTCAAAATATTATCTTATTATATACGGCGTAAATATACTTATGCTTATTGCGGTTCTTTTATTCGGCAAAAACGTAAACGGCGCCACAAGATGGATATATTTAGGGCCGATCGGCATACAGCCGTCGGAATTTTCAAAGCTTATAATTATATTTTGCCTTGCGAAATTAATTGACAAAAACCGCGATGCGGTTAATAATATAAATATACTGGCTGTAGTGGCATTATTTGTAATTGTCCCCGTTATACTTATACAAAAGCAGCCGTCGCTTTCGGCCAGCCTTGTGCTTATAGCCGTACTTCTTGTGGAACTTTTCGTAGCGGGGCTTGACTATAAATATATACTTATCGGCCTTGCCGTAGTTATACCTGTCGTAATTTTCGTCTGTTGGGATGTACAAAGGGAAGTTCCGCTTATAATGGACAAAATTTTGCAGCCGCACCAGTTTTCCCGTATACAGACGTTTTTAAATCCGGTAGAGGGCTCAAATGAGTATTATCAGACCATAAAATCCATAAATGCCATAGGTTCGGGACAAATCACGGGCAAGGGCTTATATCAGGGCACCCTTAATCAGCTGAGTTACCTGCCGGAACCGCATAATGATTTCATTTTTTCCGTAATAGGGGAAGAGTTTGGATTTATAGGGTGTGTTTCTGTTTTAGCTTTGGAATTTTTCATCGTATTCAGGTGCATACTTATTGCCATGAGCTGTCGGGATCTTTTCAGCCAGCTGGTGGTTGCCGGGATTGCGGGAATGTTTGCTTTCCAAACATTTGTAAATGCCGGGGTTGCGACAAGTATAATACCTAATACGGGAATGTCACTGCCGTTTGTAAGCTACGGCGGCAGTTCCATGTGGATGAACATGGCGGCTGTTGGCCTTGTTTTAAACATAGGCGGCAGACGTTCAAAATCTTTATTCGAGGGGGTACAATAA
- the minE gene encoding cell division topological specificity factor MinE, whose product MAFDFGSFFRRKEQASGSYARDRLKLVLVHDRVDCSSQVLEMLKGDIIKVISNYMEIDEEELDINITQTESEGFKGTVPVLYANIPIKSMHRSTKNDD is encoded by the coding sequence ATGGCATTTGATTTCGGCAGTTTTTTCAGAAGGAAGGAACAGGCAAGCGGAAGCTATGCAAGGGACCGCTTAAAGCTTGTGCTTGTGCATGACAGGGTAGACTGTTCGTCACAGGTTTTGGAGATGCTTAAAGGCGATATAATAAAAGTTATATCAAACTATATGGAAATAGACGAGGAAGAACTTGACATCAACATCACACAGACCGAAAGCGAAGGATTTAAGGGAACTGTTCCGGTGCTTTACGCCAACATACCTATCAAGAGCATGCACAGGAGCACAAAGAACGACGACTGA